In a single window of the Diospyros lotus cultivar Yz01 chromosome 10, ASM1463336v1, whole genome shotgun sequence genome:
- the LOC127810935 gene encoding histone-lysine N-methyltransferase family member SUVH9-like has translation MGSLIPFQDLNLYPEPPASATNAAAAATPAGARIVPKTEPKVEPFDELSQFLAQPHPQQHYFSSPSPTFSFSSQPGLPSVLDPVVEDSVYSEFNRISELFRTAFGERTGGGDSADSNSLAIVPVQEESQVTVTRRRYQPRSSELVRVMDLGQDDDRHFRALVRRTRMLFDSLRIYADERRRDLGLGMRARGDLKASSVMRDRGLWLNRDKRIVGAIPGVYVGDLFFFRMELCVVGLHGQAQAGIDYLPASKSSNGEPVATSVIVSGGYEDDEDVGEVIIYTGQGGQDKNGRQCVHQKLEGGNLALERSMAYGIELRVIRGFKYEGSASGKVYVYDGLYKVTDSYFDVGKSGFGVYKFKLVRIENQPEMGSTVLKFAESLRTRAMSVGPTSYISLDISMKKESVPVLFYNDVDNNHDPMYFDYIATAVFPPYVYREGQSNGCNCVSGCIDDCPCAAKNGGEFAYDQNGLLVRGKPLIIECGINCGCPPTCRNRVTQKGMRHRFEVFRSRETGWGLRSLNLIQAGAFICEFAGVALTREQAQIFSMNGDSLVYPSRFADRWAVWGDLSPIFTDYVRPTYPSIPPLGFAMDVSKMRNVACYISHSSSPNVLAQFVLHDHNNLQFPHLMLFAMETIPPLRDLSLDYGVGTERDGKLRICN, from the coding sequence ATGGGCTCTCTTATCCCATTTCAAGACCTCAACCTCTACCCTGAACCCCCCGCCTCCGCCACCAACGCTGCGGCGGCCGCCACCCCCGCCGGAGCCAGGATCGTGCCCAAGACAGAGCCGAAGGTGGAGCCCTTTGACGAGCTTTCTCAATTCCTGGCTCAGCCCCATCCTCAACAACATTACTTTTCGAGTCCTAGCCCTACCTTTTCCTTCAGTTCTCAACCGGGCCTGCCCAGTGTTTTGGATCCTGTGGTGGAGGACAGTGTTTACTCGGAGTTCAACCGGATCTCGGAGCTTTTCCGGACGGCGTTCGGCGAGAGGACCGGTGGGGGTGATTCGGCGGATTCCAATTCTCTGGCGATTGTGCCGGTGCAGGAGGAGAGTCAGGTGACGGTGACGCGGCGGAGGTACCAGCCTCGGTCGTCGGAGTTGGTTAGGGTTATGGATTTGGGGCAGGACGACGATAGGCACTTCAGGGCTCTGGTGAGGAGGACGAGAATGCTCTTCGACTCGCTCCGCATTTACGCGGACGAGAGGCGGCGGGACTTGGGGCTCGGGATGCGGGCTCGTGGCGATCTCAAGGCGTCATCGGTGATGAGGGATCGTGGATTGTGGTTGAACCGGGACAAACGGATCGTGGGCGCCATCCCAGGGGTCTACGTTGGCGATTTATTCTTTTTCAGGATGGAATTATGCGTCGTTGGACTTCATGGCCAGGCGCAGGCTGGAATTGACTATCTGCCAGCGAGCAAGAGCTCGAACGGAGAGCCGGTTGCGACGAGCGTGATTGTCTCCGGAGGGTATGAAGACGATGAAGACGTCGGCGAGGTGATTATATACACAGGTCAGGGTGGGCAGGACAAGAACGGTAGGCAATGTGTTCACCAGAAACTGGAAGGGGGAAATCTTGCGCTGGAGAGAAGCATGGCTTACGGTATTGAACTGAGGGTGATTCGAGGATTCAAATATGAAGGCAGTGCGAGCGGTAAAGTTTATGTTTATGATGGTTTATATAAGGTCACTGATTCATATTTTGACGTGGGCAAGTCTGGTTTTGGAGTTTATAAGTTTAAACTTGTGAGGATTGAAAATCAACCTGAAATGGGGAGTACTGTTCTGAAGTTCGCTGAGAGTCTTAGGACTAGGGCAATGTCTGTGGGACCAACGAGTTATATTAGCCTTGATATTTCCATGAAGAAGGAAAGTGTCCCGGTTCTTTTTTATAATGACGTAGACAATAATCATGACCCTATGTATTTTGATTATATCGCGACTGCTGTATTCCCTCCTTATGTATATCGTGAGGGACAGAGTAATGGCTGCAACTGTGTTTCTGGATGCATAGATGACTGCCCCTGTGCTGCGAAAAATGGGGGCGAGTTTGCCTATGATCAAAATGGCCTTCTTGTAAGAGGTAAGCCATTAATCATTGAATGTGGGATCAATTGCGGTTGTCCTCCGACTTGCCGGAATCGTGTGACCCAGAAAGGAATGAGGCACAGATTTGAAGTGTTTAGGTCAAGGGAAACTGGTTGGGGACTTAGGTCTCTGAACTTGATTCAAGCCGGTGCTTTTATTTGCGAGTTTGCTGGGGTTGCTCTAACTAGAGAGCAAGCCCAGATTTTTTCAATGAATGGAGATAGTTTGGTTTACCCAAGTAGGTTTGCTGATCGGTGGGCAGTCTGGGGGGATTTATCACCAATATTTACTGATTATGTGCGGCCAACATATCCATCAATTCCTCCATTAGGTTTTGCCATGGATGTATCAAAGATGAGGAATGTTGCTTGTTATATAAGCCACAGTTCCAGTCCTAATGTTCTGGCGCAGTTTGTGCTCCATGACCATAATAATTTACAGTTTCCTCACCTTATGCTATTTGCTATGGAGACCATTCCTCCTTTGAGAGATCTGAGTCTTGATTATGGGGTCGGTACAGAACGGGATGGCAAACTTCGTATATGTAACTAA